Proteins from a single region of Orcinus orca chromosome 20, mOrcOrc1.1, whole genome shotgun sequence:
- the ZNF345 gene encoding zinc finger protein 345, whose amino-acid sequence MERLIKNSIECSSFRGDWECKSQFERKQESQEGHFSQMIFTPEDIPTFNIQHQRIHTDEKLLECKECGKDFSFVSVLIRHQRIHTGEKPYECKECGKAFGSGANLAYHQRIHTGEKPYECNECGKAFGSGSNLTHHQRIHTGEKPYECKECGKAFSFGSGLIRHQIIHSGEKPYECKECGKSFSFESALTRHHRIHTGEKPYECKDCGKAFGSGSNLTQHRRIHTGEKPYECKACGMAFSSGSALTRHQRIHTGEKPYICNKCGKAFSFGSALTRHQRIHTGEKPYVCKECGKAFNSGSDLTQHQRIHTGEKPYECKECEKAFRSGSKLIQHQRMHTGEKPYECKECGKAFSSGSDLTQHQRIHTGEKPYECKECGKAFASGSKLIQHQLIHTGEKPYECKECRKSFSSGSALNRHQRIHTGQKPYECKECGKTFGTGLSRTQHQRIHTGEKLYECKGCGKALERGSEIQQHKKSHAGKKLCE is encoded by the coding sequence ATGGAAAGACTTATAAAAAACAGCATTGAGTGTTCAAGTTTCAGAGGTGATTGGGAATGTAAAAGCCAGTTTGAGAGAAAACAGGAATCTCAGGAAGGACATTTCAGTCAAATGATATTTACTCCTGAAGACATACCCACTTTCAATATCcagcatcagagaattcatactgatGAGAAACTCcttgaatgtaaggaatgtgggaaggaTTTTAGTTTTGTATCAGTCCTTATTCGACATCAGCgaattcatactggtgagaaaccttatgaatgtaaagaatgtggCAAGGCCTTTGGTAGTGGTGCAAACCTTGCTTACCATCAAAGAATTCATACGGGTGAAAAACCttatgaatgtaatgaatgtgggaaggcctttgGTAGTGGCTCAAACCTTACTCACCATCAGCGAATTCACACTGGTGAGAAACcatatgaatgtaaggaatgcgGGAAAGCCTTTAGTTTTGGATCAGGCCTTATTCGACATCAGATAATTCACAGTGGTGAAAAGCCTTATgagtgtaaggaatgtgggaagtcCTTTAGTTTTGAATCAGCCCTTACTCGGCATCACAGAATTCACACAGGtgagaaaccttatgaatgtaagGATTGTGGGAAAGCCTTTGGCAGTGGTTCAAACCTTACTCAGCATCGAagaattcatactggtgagaaaccttatgaatgtaaagcatgtggaatggcCTTTAGTAGTGGTTCAGCTCTTACGCGGCATCAAagaattcatactggtgagaaaccaTATATATGTAACAAATGTGGGAAGGCTTTTAGTTTTGGATCAGCCCTTACTCGACATCAAAGAATTCATACCGGTGAGAAACCTTATGtgtgtaaggaatgtgggaaggctTTCAATAGTGGCTCGGATCTCActcaacatcagagaattcacactggtGAGAAACCCTATGAGTGTAAGGAATGTGAGAAAGCCTTTAGAAGTGGTTCAAAACTTATTCAACATCAAAGAATGCACACTGGTGAGAAACCCTATgagtgtaaggaatgtgggaaggcctttagTAGTGGTTCAGACCTCActcaacatcagagaattcatactggtgagaaaccctatgaatgtaaggaatgtgggaaggctTTTGCTAGTGGCTCAAAACTTATTCAACACCAGCTAATTCACACAGGtgaaaaaccctatgaatgtaaagaaTGTAGAAAGTCCTTTAGTAGTGGTTCAGCCCTTAATAGGCACCAGAGGATACACACTGGtcagaaaccctatgaatgtaaggaatgtgggaagacTTTTGGTACTGGCTTGAGCCGTACTCAACATCAGAGAATACATACTGGTGAGAAACTTTATGAATGTAAGGGCTGTGGGAAGGCTTTGGAGAGGGGTTCAGAAATTCAGCAACATAAGAAAAGTCATGCTGGTAAGAAGCTCTGTGAATGA